The following is a genomic window from Niabella soli DSM 19437.
TCCGATAATGATCCCAGGGTGAAAAACAGAATTGCCTTGTCGATCGTCAAAGATTCAGCAACCAATGATGTGGTCATAAAGCTCGTGAACCTGCTGCCCGTAAGGGTTACAGCTTCGCTTGATCTTGATTCTTTCAAAGTTGCTACCAGCGCGGTTACAAAAATAATACTGGCAGGCCGGCCGGACGCCGGTGAGCTGAAACCGGATCGAACACAAGGCTTGTCTTTAAAAGATATTGAAAAAATAATTCTTTCACCGTATTCTTTTACGGTGCTGCGGATAAGCGGGAAAAGATAATGCCCCACGTAATATAAACCATAAAGAAGCTGAGAATATTAAGAAAAAAACAGCGGTGCAGGGCCGTAGCCTGTTATTAAGATTTTCTAAGTAACTTGAATGTTATTTAAGACAGGATATTATTATGACAGGCATTTATATTTTAATTGGAGGAGCGATTGGTGCCCTTGCGGGATATTTTATTGCAAGATGGAATTTGCTGGCGGCCTTTGTTCCCAAACAGGAAACAGACCAGCTAAGGGAACAGATCCGTTTGCTGGAACAGGAAAATGCAGCGCGTTTGCCAAAAGAAGAAATTGAAAGGAACTATGTACACCGGGAGCTTGCCGGACATTATCTTACAAACATACAGGAGCTGCAGGAGCGGTTAAAAGACGCAGAATGGGCCGGGCGGCAGCAGCAGGAAGAACTGCTGCGATTGACGCGCGAGTCGGAACAAAAAGTGCCTAAATCGATAGCAGCGCAAAAGGATCAGGAGCTTTTGCAGCTACAGACGGCACTTACTGCTGCCAATGCAAAAGAAACGGCACTTAATGAAAAGCTGGAATTATTTCATAAGGAGCTGGACAAACTGCACCAGTTTTCGCAGGAACGTTTTAAAACATTGGCCACCGAAATCCTCGAACAAAAAAAGCAGGTCTTTATTAGTGAAAATAAAAAAGAAATAGCTTCGATACTCGACCCCTTAAAGACAGATCTGCACCAGTTTAAAGAAAAAATAGAGGCAACGAGGAAAGAAGATATCCAGGACCTTACCTCGTTAAAAAAAGAAATAGATTCTTTACAGCAGTTAAATGTTCAATTAAGTGATGATGCTAAAAACCTGGCTACCGCTTTAAAGGCGGAAGTGAAAATGCAGGGGAGTTGGGGAGAAGACCGCCTGAATATGATCCTGGAAGCGGAAGGCCTGCAAAAATACATCGATTATACGCGGGAAGAGGTGTTGCTGGACCAGGAGGAAGACCGGGTACGCCGGCCCGATTTTATCTTAAAGCTTCCCAACGGCCGGCACCTTGTTATAGACAGCAAAGTGTCGCTGACTGCCTATGTGAATTATTTCAATGCCGGGGATACAGAACAAAAACAACAGTTTTTAAAACAACATCTCAAAAGTGTTGCAGATCATATCGAACATCTCGCCAGCAAAAATTACCAGTCATTGGCGGGATTAAATACACCCGACTATGTGTTTCTGTTTACACCGGTGGAATCAGCGCTCACGCTGGCATTGAACCAGAGTCCGGATCTGTTCAGTCAGGCATTAAAGAGAAAGATCGTGCTTATAACGCCAACGACGTTGGTTGCTACGCTCAAAATTGTAAAATTGCTTTGGCAAAAAGAACTCCAGGTGAAAAACGTGGAAGAGCTGTTTCGTCAGTGCGGGGAACTCTACGATAAGTTTGCCCGTTTTGTAGATGAAATGGATCGTATGGAAGACGCGCTGCTGCAGGCTTCCCGCGCCCATCGTGATGCCATGAATCACCTGAAGGACGGAGCGAGAAAAGGGCATACGATTATGGGCCGCTTTGAAAAGATCAAAAACCTGGGGGCGCGTACCAACAGGCAGCTTCCTGAAAAATATCTGAAAGAACTGGAAGGGCTTCCCGATGCAGATACAGCACCCGCCCGCACTTCCCCAAACGGTAAAGCAGCACCGGAAGAGGACGATTTAAAAGCCTGATTACCGATAAAAAGCAGTAAGTTTATCTTATGGTTATACTTAAACGATTAAACTGAAGGTTCTCGCCCTCGTTTTCGACACAAAAGTGTAGTATATGAAAAGTAATCTTTCAAAAAGATGCTTTTTGAACCGGATTAATTAATATTGTGACCAGAAATATCAAAACTTAAGGAAAAAGAGTTGTTTAGGAGCCGATAGCTTTAAATAACAATACAATCGATCGTTTTTTGAAAGCTGCCGATATATATAAAGTTATAGTTGAGAATAGCCGCGACGGGATCGCTGTTATTGATAACGCCACTGGATTTTTTATTGAGGCGAACAAGACTTTTTGTGCCATTACCGACAAGGAAAAGAATTTTCTTTTGTCTGGTAAAACTGTTTCCAGTATTCTTCCGGATTCAGTGCCTGAGGCCGATTATAAGGCGTATCAAAAAGTGCTTGCAGGTAACGCGGATCTTTTTTTGCGCTACTATCACTTTCAACAAAGCACCGGTGGCGCATTATATTTAAAAGTGCAGGTAACCCGTGTTGCTGCAAAGGGTGAGGGGTGTTCGGTGCTCCTTTTAGAGGATATTACCGAATCAAGCTATTCGAATAAAAAATGGAAAGAATCAGAGCTGCATTTCCGGCATCTTTTTGAATCTTCCCCGGTGGGATTATGGGAAGAAGACTTTTCGGCAGCGGCAACCTACCTGGAATCGCTAAAGCTGATCGGACTTCCACGGGCCGAAGCCCAAACCTTCCTGGAACAACATCCCGATGTGATACTGCAATGCATGTCCCTCGTAAAAATTGTCGATGTGAATCAGGTAGTGCTGGAACAATACCGGGTTACGGATAAAGCTCATTTTCTGAAGCATGCCTCCGAGATCATTTTTACGGAAGAAAGCGTGGTGGCGGCGAAGAGTTTCCTCGCTGCAATTTGTTCCAATGCGGATGCAGATATGTTTGAAGTGGCGGGAACTGCGGTTACGGGGGAGAAGATTTATTTGCAGTTAAAATGGAATGTGACGCCCGGTACGGGAGAATATAAATATAAACGGGTTATTCTGGCAAGCATTGATATTACAGAAAGTAAGAAGACTCAAAAAGCGCTGGAACAGGCTTCGGCGCGGCTGGAGACCATTGTGGATACGATCGACGGGATCGTTTGGACGGCTCATCCGGAAACGCTTAACCTTAATTTTATCAGTAAAAGTGTGCAGGACATCACCGGTTACTCCAGCGACCAGTTTCTCGGCAGGGAAATGTATAAATTCAACTTTGACTTTTATGCGGATCAGAAACAGATGGACCGTTTCCGCAGGAAAATCATGAAGGGGATTCCGGGGACGCTTGAATATCCCATTAAAACAAAAAGTGGCGAAGAGAAATGGCTCCAGGTTAACGTCAGTTTTATAAAGGAAGGTGAAGCGGTTCAGCTAATACTGGGAATTGTTATTGATATAACGATGCTCAAAAAATCCAAGAATGAGCTGAATCAATCGATGAAGGTCCTTTCTGACCAAAACAAACGACTGCTGAATTTTTCATACATTGTTTCCCATAACCTGCGCTCGCATTCAAGTAATATTCTTTCGCTTTGCGAGCTCATTAACCATACAAAAGACGCGGAGGAAAAGGAAGGGCTTATCCGTTTGCTGGGGGAAGTGGCAAAATTGCTGCATAATACCATGGAGGGATTAAACGAGGTAGCGGGCATCCAGTCATCAGTAGCTATACCAAAGGAAGCGTTAAATTTGCGTGATTATATCGACAATTGCTATTATGTATTATCCGATCGGATCACCCTGAAAAAAATTCGGTTTATAAATAATGTAGCGCCCTCCGTGATGGTAAGTTATAACCGGGCCTACCTTGAAAGTGTCCTTCAAAACGTTATCGCTAATGCTATTAAGTTCAGTCATCCCGACCGGGTTCCCGAAATTAGTCTGGATTTTTATAATACAGGCAAGGAAAAGCTATTGGCAATTACGGACAATGGCATAGGTATTGATCTTAAAAAAAAGGGAAAACGGTTGTTCAGTTTGTTTAAAAATTTTTCGGTGGATGAAAAATCCAGGGGAATTGGGTTGTATATTGTGAAAAACCAGGTGGAAGCGATGGGAGGAAACGTAACCGTGGAAAGTAAACCAGGAGAAGGAAGCTGTTTTAAAATTTTTTTTAAATAAGGCAAATGAAAGTGTTTGTTGTAGATGATGATCCTGTATATAAGCTGATTGTGCAGAGAATGTTCAGCGAGATCGGCAATGGTCTTTCGATAAGTTTTTTCAGCGATGGAAAAGAAGCGATGGACGTGTTGGAAGAAGGGGGCGATGGCGCTTTCCCGGATATTATAATGCTTGATATCGAAATGCCCGAGATGGATGGCTGGGCATTTATGGATGCTTTCCGCAGGTTGCCGGCGGCTGCCAGGGCCACTACGAAAATCTATATCATTACCTCTTCAATAGCAAATGAAGATATCCAAAGAGCCAGTCAGTATCCCGAAATTATTAATTATATCCCCAAGCCGGTAACTCAGAAAATACTGAAGCGCATCATCGGTCAATCGTAAAGCCAGGGACTTATATTCCAATCATTGGCAAGTGCTCATCGGTTGTCAAACCTGTAACCCATAATCCGCAACCAGCATCCGTTTACATATGCAATACCAGCAGGGGAAGGTTGCAGCGCCATGCCAGGCTCTTGGTAACGCTTTTATGAAAAAGGCCGGCAATGAACCCCCGCATTTTGTGAATGGAGATAACAAGGGCAGGCGTGTTGGAATCAGCATAATTATTAATGGCTGTGGGCAGATCCTCCACCTCCTTAATTATATGAACCTGGCAATTATAATTTTGCAACTGTATTTGTAATGCTGTGGCGTTGCGGGATTCCTTTTCATTCAACTCTCCTTTTAAGCAGCGATGGATGGCAGTTACCTTGCCATTAAAACGATGCAAAAATTTATGCAGTTTAATTTGAATGGATTGCGTCAGCGGTTCGCGGAAGGGTGCAGCAAGGATAACATTTTGCGGAACAGCAATGGATACACATTTTGGGAGCAATAATACAGGATAATTGATCTGGTCCACGGCTTTTTGAATGGTGCTTCCCAGGAAAAGCGCTTCCAGGTTGTCCTGGGGCTTAACGCCGATGATCACCATATCAATACCTTCCTCTTTACAAACCTGGTTCACGGCATTGGGCAGGGCATCGTTAATAATAAGCGGAACCAGTGAAGTGGTGTCGTGTAGCTGAACCGAAATACGCTGTTGCAGCAATTTGAAGGATTCAATGCGGGATTGTTCCAGCTCATCTGCTTCCTGCATGGATAATGCCAGTGAACCGGCTTCTCCCGAATCATATACCGGCACATTTTCGTAAGTGTTCAGCAGGAAAAGATGTTCTATATTCAGTTTGTTGGCCAGATTACAGGCATAATCAACCGCGTGATCGGCTATTGCTGAAAAGTCAGTAACAACTAGTACTCTTCTCATATTACACCATTTTATCCTCCGTAATTTACAAAATTTCCGATGGATAATAAAATAAAGTGTTGCCTCCGGTAAGAGCATAAATCTGGTGGCTGCCACAAATCCTCCAGAGGCGGACACAGTTCCATCGTTCTGCATTGCAGCATGATTTAAGGGTACAACCAAACTGATCCCGGCAGATCAGCGGGTCAAAGGTTGCCCGCATTCCGATAAATCGGAAGCAGACTTTCGCAGAAGAAGGAAGTATGATCTGCGCCGCGCCGTCGGCTCCCGATTTATCGGGATGCGTGAATCTGCGGGGCCAAAAAAAA
Proteins encoded in this region:
- a CDS encoding PAS domain-containing sensor histidine kinase, yielding MKAADIYKVIVENSRDGIAVIDNATGFFIEANKTFCAITDKEKNFLLSGKTVSSILPDSVPEADYKAYQKVLAGNADLFLRYYHFQQSTGGALYLKVQVTRVAAKGEGCSVLLLEDITESSYSNKKWKESELHFRHLFESSPVGLWEEDFSAAATYLESLKLIGLPRAEAQTFLEQHPDVILQCMSLVKIVDVNQVVLEQYRVTDKAHFLKHASEIIFTEESVVAAKSFLAAICSNADADMFEVAGTAVTGEKIYLQLKWNVTPGTGEYKYKRVILASIDITESKKTQKALEQASARLETIVDTIDGIVWTAHPETLNLNFISKSVQDITGYSSDQFLGREMYKFNFDFYADQKQMDRFRRKIMKGIPGTLEYPIKTKSGEEKWLQVNVSFIKEGEAVQLILGIVIDITMLKKSKNELNQSMKVLSDQNKRLLNFSYIVSHNLRSHSSNILSLCELINHTKDAEEKEGLIRLLGEVAKLLHNTMEGLNEVAGIQSSVAIPKEALNLRDYIDNCYYVLSDRITLKKIRFINNVAPSVMVSYNRAYLESVLQNVIANAIKFSHPDRVPEISLDFYNTGKEKLLAITDNGIGIDLKKKGKRLFSLFKNFSVDEKSRGIGLYIVKNQVEAMGGNVTVESKPGEGSCFKIFFK
- a CDS encoding response regulator: MKVFVVDDDPVYKLIVQRMFSEIGNGLSISFFSDGKEAMDVLEEGGDGAFPDIIMLDIEMPEMDGWAFMDAFRRLPAAARATTKIYIITSSIANEDIQRASQYPEIINYIPKPVTQKILKRIIGQS
- the rmuC gene encoding DNA recombination protein RmuC, which translates into the protein MTGIYILIGGAIGALAGYFIARWNLLAAFVPKQETDQLREQIRLLEQENAARLPKEEIERNYVHRELAGHYLTNIQELQERLKDAEWAGRQQQEELLRLTRESEQKVPKSIAAQKDQELLQLQTALTAANAKETALNEKLELFHKELDKLHQFSQERFKTLATEILEQKKQVFISENKKEIASILDPLKTDLHQFKEKIEATRKEDIQDLTSLKKEIDSLQQLNVQLSDDAKNLATALKAEVKMQGSWGEDRLNMILEAEGLQKYIDYTREEVLLDQEEDRVRRPDFILKLPNGRHLVIDSKVSLTAYVNYFNAGDTEQKQQFLKQHLKSVADHIEHLASKNYQSLAGLNTPDYVFLFTPVESALTLALNQSPDLFSQALKRKIVLITPTTLVATLKIVKLLWQKELQVKNVEELFRQCGELYDKFARFVDEMDRMEDALLQASRAHRDAMNHLKDGARKGHTIMGRFEKIKNLGARTNRQLPEKYLKELEGLPDADTAPARTSPNGKAAPEEDDLKA
- a CDS encoding universal stress protein, with amino-acid sequence MRRVLVVTDFSAIADHAVDYACNLANKLNIEHLFLLNTYENVPVYDSGEAGSLALSMQEADELEQSRIESFKLLQQRISVQLHDTTSLVPLIINDALPNAVNQVCKEEGIDMVIIGVKPQDNLEALFLGSTIQKAVDQINYPVLLLPKCVSIAVPQNVILAAPFREPLTQSIQIKLHKFLHRFNGKVTAIHRCLKGELNEKESRNATALQIQLQNYNCQVHIIKEVEDLPTAINNYADSNTPALVISIHKMRGFIAGLFHKSVTKSLAWRCNLPLLVLHM